One window of Gemmatimonadota bacterium genomic DNA carries:
- a CDS encoding DUF4149 domain-containing protein: MSLYYLNVTVHLLAALLWLGGMFFLALVGAPVLRAVEPATLRTELFQRLGRRFRTVGWIAVAVLLLTGAASLYFRGLLDAEGLGSPAFWRTRYGAALAWKLGIVVAMLLLQALHDFLYGPAAARAAPGSPAGLRLRRTAAWLGRVNVVLGVGLVVAAARLARGG; the protein is encoded by the coding sequence ATGTCGCTTTACTACCTCAATGTGACGGTCCACCTGCTTGCCGCCCTGCTCTGGCTGGGCGGCATGTTCTTCCTGGCCCTGGTGGGCGCGCCCGTGCTGCGTGCCGTCGAGCCGGCCACGCTGCGCACCGAGCTTTTCCAGCGCCTGGGCCGGCGGTTCCGCACGGTGGGCTGGATCGCCGTGGCAGTCTTGCTCCTGACCGGCGCGGCCAGCCTCTATTTCCGGGGACTGCTGGACGCCGAAGGCCTGGGGAGCCCGGCGTTTTGGCGGACCCGTTACGGCGCGGCCCTGGCCTGGAAGCTGGGCATCGTCGTGGCTATGCTGCTGCTCCAGGCGCTGCACGACTTCCTCTACGGGCCGGCCGCGGCGCGGGCGGCGCCGGGTTCGCCCGCGGGTTTGCGGCTGCGCCGCACGGCGGCCTGGCTGGGCCGCGTCAATGTCGTGCTGGGAGTGGGACTGGTGGTGGCGGCCGCGCGGTTGGCTCGGGGCGGCTGA